The segment GCCCATCATGATTCCTGCCTGTTCATTTTTAGAATTCCAAAAATGTATTGTATTCGAAGGTTTTTGTCAATGAATAAAACCCCATTAGAGGAAGCATAAAAGCCAATAAATCGTCACTTTGCAAGATGGCCCGAGCGACAAAAATGATCACAGGAACCATCCGCTCTGTGTATAGATTTTTGCTCTTTCCCTCCTCACCCGTTTTTGGATCGAAATCGAAAACCGTTAAAAAACCGCTCATTAGCTCAATGGTGAAGCATTTGTCCATTTGGCAAGAAAATTGCTTCCATATAGTTGAAAAAATGCAGTTTATACTCATATAGGCAGGGGGGAGTCTCCCTTTCCTAATGAAAAACCGCCGCCGAAAAGGTTGGCAATGGATAGAGGATTGAAAAATGACCCTGACAAAAACTGATTTCTTCTCTGGACGAACGATCCGGGTCACTGTTAGTTCGGTATGCGTTTTTCTTTTTGTATTGGGAATTTTATCCTCCCCGTCTTTGGCTCAAAACATGGACAAGGTTCTTTACAAGGCCATCGAAGATAAAAACAAAACCCAGATTAATTCCATGCTGCAGGGGGGGATCGATATAAATGCCGGAAGTTATCTCAATAGTGCGGCTTTAAAAAAGAATAGAGAAATATTTCAATATTTGCTGGATATGGGAGGCGATATCAATAGAGTGCATGAGGGACCCTCATTGAGTCATGAGGGGAAAACCGATGTGGGTGGAAAAACCCCCTTATGCCTGATGGTTGCAAATTTTTTATCCAGCAAGAAAGGGTTTGAAACTGTTCAGGGAAGCGACGAATGGGTCGAATTTTTATTGGACCGTGGAGCCGATGCGAACAAAGTGTGCTACGGCAAATACACTCCTTTGATGATGGTTGCCGGGAAGGGGGCCGATCAGGAAGGTTTGTCCGAATGGGGGCGGTTGGAAATAGCCATGAAGATCATCGTGCTTCTTGTAAAAAACGGCGCAGAATTGAATGCAAGCGTCGATGGTGCCACTGCAATGGATTTTGCCAAACGACACAATAATCTGGATCTTGTTATGTTTTTGAAAAGTTTGGGTGCCTCTTAACGGCTCATCGGTAAAAGCAATTCCCATCATTATTTATCAAATCGCTTTAGAAATTTTAAACCAGGGCTTTCACCGCCTTGCCAAATTCCCTGTAAAACCATTCCTCACGGACATCCGTAAACAGATTAAATCGCCGAATACCCCCCCCGTTCGTACTTTACGAATTTGTGACTTGGGCTTAACCCGCCTGTGAACCCCCATCCCTATACTAAAAACTACGCCTCATCCCCAGGCTAGGATGATGAAAAATAAATCAATCGATGATCGTTTCAATGCTCCGAGGCGCTGCGATGGAATTGGAGATCAAAAAGTTGGAAAAAGCTGTCTGTGATTTGACGGCTGCCATCAAAGCACTGAAGGTTTCGATCGATGGATCGAAATACAAGGGGAAACCTTTAGGGGAAAATCAGGTACTGTCAATGCCAAACAATCCTTCGATTGAGGGTCCCAAAACTGTATGCACCGATACGGATTGCGGAGTGATCAACTCGAGAGTCGCCACCTGTGATCATACCTTTGAAAGGTATCGATCCGAATATAACTGTGGATAGACGGAGGTTATGACCAGCATGTTTCCCACAAAAATAATTACGAGCCTACTGTGTTTTTGGTTGTTCACTGTTTTTTCGGAGGCGTCCGCATACGCGAACCAGGATCTTCCCCATTTCCTGAAATTGAACCGCAAAGTGGTTTCCCTGTACAAGTCCAAAGAATATGCTTCCGCGTTACCCTTTGCTCAACAAGCCGTTAAATTGATGGATCAAAATTTACCCGCCAACCCCGAGGGATTGGTGCAGGCTCTCAATAACTTAGGAGAGTTGAACCGAAAAGTGGGGAATCATGCCGCGGCTGAAGCTACGTTTTTACGCTCGCTTAAAATTTCTGAGGATTTTCTTGAAGAAAATCATCCTCTGATAGCGATTCTTTTAAACAATCTGGCCTTACTCTATGAGGATGCAGGAAAATTTTCTGAAGCACAAAAGCTTTACCAGCATTCACTGACGATAAGGGAGAAAACCCTCGGTCCCAACCACCCCACCGTGGCAAACCTGGTCCATAAACTTGCAACCTTAAATAGTGATGGAGTCTCTTCTCAATAAAACCTATTGCAATCCCGGTATCCTGATAACACGGACAAAAACAAGATCGTTCCCGTCTTAAAAAGCCACCCTGTTAGGAGACAACCGTATCCGCAAAATATTTTGATTTCCCGGGCACTGATAAAGTTTTTTCCCCCGCAAATTCTCCAACCCGTTACAAACAAATTTCAGGTTCATCTTGTGAAAAGGGGAATTTGATGATACCCTATGCCGGTCTTTCTAGCTTTGAAATCAAAGGAGTTTTTTGATCAGAGCTTGTTCGTGGCCAAATTAGAAAAGATACCCCCTCTGTTAAATCGAATTAAAAATTCAAACTCGTAAAAGTCGCCTCGAAATATGGAGAAGTATTTCAATCTAAATATCCAAATGGATGACCAGGCAGAGATGGCGCCTCATTTGAAGCGCAACAAAATTGTTTCCCTTCTCAAGAAAAAATTTGATTTTGAAAACTCCCATTTACGGCTTTCCCCTGAAAAAGACAGTGGTCTTCTTTCGAAATGTTTCAATTACAATGCTCCCGAACAGGCCAAAGACCTGGGCATTTATCCTTTTTTCCGAGAGATCCAGGAAACCAACGGTTCCGAGGTCACGATCAATGATAGAAAAGTCCTGACCGTTTCCACCAATAATTATCTGGGATTGACCCAGGATCCGCGAGTGATCCAGGCAGGGCAGGAGGCGCTTGCCCGATTTGGCGCCGGATGCACCGGAAGCCGTTTTTTGAACGGTACGATCAGTCTGCACAATAATTTGGAAAAGGAACTTTCCAAGTTTCTCGGTCGTGAAGATTCCATCGTGATGTCTACTGGTTTTCAGGCCAATCAAGGCACGATCGCTTGCCTCCTGGGAAGAAAGGACATTGCTTTTTCGGACCGGGAAAACCATGCCAGCATTTATGAAGGGTGCGCTATTTCCCCAGGGCAAACTGTCCGTTACAGGCATAACGACATGGATCACCTGGAGTATTATTTAAAAAAATACTCAAATGTCACCGGCAAGCTCATCATCACCGACAGCATATTCAGTATGAGCGGGGATATCGCCAATCTTCCTGAAATCGTCAAGCTGGCCAGGGACTACCGGGCTACAGTCTTGGTGGATGAAGCGCACGGTCTGGGAGTGTTGGGCGATCAGGGAAAAGGCGTGACCAATTACTATAATTTGGAAAAAGAAATTGATATTTATGTCGGAACTTTTTCAAAGAGCCTAGGGTCCATTGGGGGGTTTGTTTCCGGCAAGGCAAAAGTCACCGAGTTCATCCGTCATAAAGCATCCGCATTTATATTCACAGCGGCGTTGCCTCCGGCCTCGGTTGCGGGAGTCACAAAAGCCCTTCAGATTATGATGTCTGAACCAGACCGCCTCAAAAGACTCCATGAAAACACCTCTTATGTTAAAAAGGGATTTTTTGATATGGGATTCCAGGTAAACAATAACCCTGTGCCCATTGTTCCTATCAAAATAGGGGATGAAGCCCTGACTTTATTGATGAATCAAATGCTTTTTGATGATGGAGTATTTGCAGGTGTGGCGGTGTCCCCTGTTGTCCCTCCCCACAACGCCATGATCCGGACAAGTTTTACCTCATGCCACAATCGCGAAGATCTGGACAAGATTTTGGTGTCCTTTAACAAACTTGGAAAAAAACTGGGAATCATTCCCCAATAGACGGGATTTTTGCTTCGTCTATAGGCTGTTGGCAACATCCTGTCAGGATGACGACAATGGCTGGCCTGTTCTCAGAAACTGTCCCTAAACCCCAATTTCCCCTTCCGGAAAGCCCACGTTTTTTTGCCAGGAATCTATAAAAACCTCAGTTCTTAAGCTGGAATCTTTCATGAACCAAAATGCAACCATCGACCATTCCACCGTTTTAGTGACGGGGGCTTCAGGGTTTATCGGCAGTCACCTCGTCGATGCTTTGTTACAGCGTCATTGCAAGGTTCACTGTCTGGTCCGTCGAAGCAGCGACTTGCATTGGCTCGATCGGACAAAAGTGCAGCTGCATTTTGGAAATTTGATCGAGTCTTTTCCTCTTGGCGACTGCCTGGAACAATCAGACTACGTATTTCATTGCGCCGGCCTGACACGGGCGAAAACCAGAGAGGGTTATTTTCAGGCCAACGCCCATGCTTGCAAGGTCCTTTATGAAAAATGCGCTGTTCAGGGAAAGAACCTGAAACGAATCGTGCATATCAGCAGCCTGGCTTCAGTGGGTCCATCGTTGCCGGATCATCCGGTCGATGAAGACACCCCCTGCAAACCTCTCACCTATTATGGCAAGTCCAAGTTAGCTGGAGAGAAAATCGCCGAGCAATATTCATCGTCACTGCCGATCCTGATTCTTCGTCCACCCGTGGTCTATGGACCGAGAGAAGTAAATTTTTTTACTTTTATCAAAGGAATTTCCAAAGGCTGGAACTTGAAAATGGGAAGTGGTGAGCGTGTTCTTTCCCTGATATATGTTGCAGATCTTGTTCAGGCCATGCTTAAGGCCGCGATCACATCAACCTCCTCTGGGGGACAAACCTATTTCATCACCGATGGCCAGTTTTATCATTGGGATGCAGTGGTCGAAACCACCGCAAAGCTTTTGGAGGCACGCATCCGTTCAATTAAAATTCCTGACAGCTTATTGGGGTTATTGGGGCTCTTTATGGATTTTGCGTCCATTTATCTAAAAACGACCCCCTTGCTGGATAGCCAGAGGATCATAGATATCCGGCAGAGTACCTGGACCGCCTCATCTCAAAGGTTTTTTGAAACATTTGACTTTAAGCCCCAATATGATCTGCAAAAGGGGTTATCGGAAACCGTCGATTGGAATAAAAAACAGCTGCTATTGTAGGTTTAGAAACCCATTCCATCCAATCGATCCGCCTGTCCCACCTGGCGTCAGGTTTTCCTCTTAAACAAAAAATAAGCGCTTGCAGGTCATGTCCGCAAACGCTTATTAGAATCGCTAAGAAATATTTTTAGCCGGTCACTCCTGCATTTTAAAGGAAGTTTTAGCATAGTAACCCACTAAATCTTTTACTGACAGCATACCAACCACTTTTTCATTCTCGGTAATGGCCAAATGACGGATTTTGTTTTTATGCATAAATTGGTTCGCTTCTTCAACCGGGAAAAACCGGTCCATGGTTTGCAGGGGTTTGGTCATGATTTTAGTGACTTTAGTGGTCTCAGGGTCCAAACCCTTACTGACGACTTTGCGGGATAAATCTGTCTCGGTTACGATTCCAACGTAATCATCATATTCCTTGACCAGGACGGAACCAACATTGCTGGAATGCATGGTTTGCGCCGCTTCCTGGACAGAAGAATCGTGATCAACACTGAATATAGGGGAACTCATGTAATCCCCGATCTCATCAAGCAGAATGTCAGCTTCATCTAAATTATTTTTGGACTTATCTTGGGTCATGGTATTGGTCCCTTCTTCGCAAAGAAAAAAGTTCAAAATTGTTTTTGAATTTGCTCTATTATATTCGTTTTCTTCTTGCACACTCAGGTCTATTTTTTACCAGGTTCTCAACCTTGGATTGGCAAAAAACGAAACCAAATCCTTGACAGATAATACGCCGACGACTTCCCCGTTTTTTGTCACTCCCAAATGACGAATCTTTTTTTGAGCCATCAACTGGTTCGCTTTTTCAACATGCTCCATACAGTCAATAGTGACGAGGGGCTCTGTCATGATTTCGGTTGCTTTTGTTGTTTTCGGGTCCAAACCTTTCGCCACTATCTTGCGGGATAAATTACTTTCGGTGATAATTCCAATAAACTTATTGTTTTCCTTAACAAAGACAGATCCGATATGCTTGGAATGCATAACATTTGCCGCCTCCTGAACCGTAGACTCGGCGTCAACGCTAAATACGGGTGATGTCATATAATCACCGATTTCTTCCAAATGCGACTCGTGTTCCTTGGAAAAATGATGGGTCACATGCTTGGTCATATTGAACACCCTCTCTTTCCGAACATTAAATAAAATGATGAATATTGCTCCACTGGGTGGAACTTAAATTTAGAACTGCAACTCAGTTATTATAGTGGGAATTTTAAGTAAAAGCCAAATCTCTAAGGTCTGAAACCGTTCATTATCCTTATGAGGTAATATTTTCAATGAGTTTCAAATTTTCCGCTAAAATTCACAGGCTTTAATATAGGGCTCGGTTTTTAGCGACGCCACTTTTTTATCCCCCATGCCTCATAATTTAAACATTGTTTTGATGGAGCCCAAGATCCCGGTAAACACCGGGTCGATTGGAAGGTTATGCCTGGCAACCCAAAGCACACTGCATTTGATTGAACCACTGGGGTTTGAAATCAACGACCGGCAACTCAAACGAGCCGGACTGGATTACTGGAAATTCGTTCAAGTACAGATCCATAAAAACCTGGAGACCTTTTTTAAATCCATCCCGGATGAATCTCCCAAGGTTTTTTTTTCAACAAAAGCGCAGGCCTCTTATTTTGAACATCAGTTTGAAGCCGGGTCTTATCTTTTTTTTGGCAGTGAGACAGAAGGAATTTCGGAGAAATTGAGGAACACCTGGGCACATAGCTTGTACCGAATCCCTCAGTACGATGACCGGGTTCGCTCGCTCAACCTGGCCAATGCGGTGAGCATCGTGGTTTATGAAGCCATCCGGCAACTGGGTCCGTAAAGATGTTACCGATGTTCGGCAAAATCCTCAGGCTGGAAGCCAAATTTCTGATAATAGTCCCGCAAGCGTTTGCGGGATCTTTCTTTATTGTTCGCGTCGCCTTTTTCCCCAAACAGGTTTCCGGCTTTTAAAATATGAATGATGGCGTTTCGTCCATCGTTAACCTTTTCGTAAAGAATCCCCAGATTGAAATGGGCTTCTGCTGATTTAGGATTGAGGCGCACGGTTTCATTAAACTCGTCGATGGCTTCCGCGAGCCGTCCTTTTTCCTCGTAGGCGGCGGCCAGACAAAAATGCGCTTCGGCATCGTCGGAATTATTTTGCAAGCGTTCCTTTAATTTCTTGATGGTCTTGCCCTCTGAAAAAATATCCCAGATTGCCATCTTTCATCTCCTGTTTTTGCAAGCCTCGCTTTAAGACTCGACATCACCCAGTTCATCTTCTTCAAACAGATTGTTCATCAATTCGCGGGTCGTCGTCTCCAGATTTTTTTTATGTTTGAAATCGATAAACTCGTTGATCCTGCGCAAATGATCCGCGGATATATGACAGAGGACCAGTTTTTCCATCAGAGTTTCTTTTTCATAAAGGTCCAACAGCTTTCCGAGACTCGCATTCAAAAAAGGGGTGATGACGCTATTAACATTGGTGAAATCCAGTTCGACCGCCCTGGAGTTCCTGATTTCCCCGATGAGGGATTGGTACAACTTTTCCCCGTCATCGATGGATTCGCATTTTTCGCCGATCAATTCGGCCATTTTAATTTTCATGTTCGGTCTCTTTATGGTCATAGCGTTCTCCCTCCTTGCCCAATTTCGAAGGGACGAACGGTGAAATAAGTAAATGAAAAAACCGCATTATTTCACCATATCCATACCGCCTGGTAAAGCCCGATTTATACCTTTGAAAATCTCTGAAAAAAGTTGAGGTTCCGCAAAAAACCTATAAAATGTAGAAAATCCTAAAATACTCTTATCCCATTTTGCTCAGGCAACTCAAAATGGGGGAAGAAAAACCCATGAATTCTACTGCGACTAAACAGGAAAAAAGTTCCAATTCGCCGCCCCGGCCCCTTAAAGAGAAACTTTGGAACCTTTTCGGGGTCTTGTTTTACATCACTGTGGTGGTGGGTGCGGTGTATCATCTGGCACTTCCCCTGTTCAATAAATAAAAAAAACGTGTTCTGACGCCAAAAGCATCTCACATTCCCCCCAAACATCTTCATTGCCTGAGAAGATGGCACGGCTTCTCGAATGGTCACAAGATGAGCCTTAGAAGAACATCCAGGAAAATCTTTGGAGCAGTTTCTTTTACGGCTTTTCTTTTCTTAACTGCATTTTCAGCCGAAGCAGAAACGATTCGCTACGTCGCCATAGGCGATTCCTACACCATCTGCGAAGGCGTTCCTGAGGAGGACTGCTGGCCGGCTTTGTTGACCCGGCACCTGGTTTCGGCTGGAATCGATATCGAGCTGACGGCCAATCCCGCACGCACCCGTTGGAAAGTGGAAGATGCTATCCGTTCAGAGTTCCCGGTTTTTAAAGAAGCACGTCCCACCTTTGCTACCTTATTGATCGGAGTGAACGATTGGGTTCACGGTTCCGGAAAAAATAAATTCACGTCTAATTTGAGAGTTTTGATGGACCGCATGCGGGAGCACCTTCCTCACCCCCGTCGATTGCTGGTCATCACGATTCCGGATTTTTCCTGCGCACCCCGCGGGGAAACTTACGGCTTTGGCAGAAACATCGCTAAGGGAATTTTAAAATACAATCAGATCATTAAAAAAGAAGCCAGGGAAAGAGGCCT is part of the Nitrospinaceae bacterium genome and harbors:
- a CDS encoding tRNA (uridine(34)/cytosine(34)/5-carboxymethylaminomethyluridine(34)-2'-O)-methyltransferase TrmL, with translation MPHNLNIVLMEPKIPVNTGSIGRLCLATQSTLHLIEPLGFEINDRQLKRAGLDYWKFVQVQIHKNLETFFKSIPDESPKVFFSTKAQASYFEHQFEAGSYLFFGSETEGISEKLRNTWAHSLYRIPQYDDRVRSLNLANAVSIVVYEAIRQLGP
- a CDS encoding lysophospholipase; protein product: MSLRRTSRKIFGAVSFTAFLFLTAFSAEAETIRYVAIGDSYTICEGVPEEDCWPALLTRHLVSAGIDIELTANPARTRWKVEDAIRSEFPVFKEARPTFATLLIGVNDWVHGSGKNKFTSNLRVLMDRMREHLPHPRRLLVITIPDFSCAPRGETYGFGRNIAKGILKYNQIIKKEARERGLAVVDIFPLSQTFCNRPEMFVEDGIHPSAQQYALWEQLIFPEAYNMLRQ
- a CDS encoding histidine kinase, giving the protein MTQDKSKNNLDEADILLDEIGDYMSSPIFSVDHDSSVQEAAQTMHSSNVGSVLVKEYDDYVGIVTETDLSRKVVSKGLDPETTKVTKIMTKPLQTMDRFFPVEEANQFMHKNKIRHLAITENEKVVGMLSVKDLVGYYAKTSFKMQE
- the glyA1 gene encoding 2-amino-3-ketobutyrate CoA ligase — protein: MEKYFNLNIQMDDQAEMAPHLKRNKIVSLLKKKFDFENSHLRLSPEKDSGLLSKCFNYNAPEQAKDLGIYPFFREIQETNGSEVTINDRKVLTVSTNNYLGLTQDPRVIQAGQEALARFGAGCTGSRFLNGTISLHNNLEKELSKFLGREDSIVMSTGFQANQGTIACLLGRKDIAFSDRENHASIYEGCAISPGQTVRYRHNDMDHLEYYLKKYSNVTGKLIITDSIFSMSGDIANLPEIVKLARDYRATVLVDEAHGLGVLGDQGKGVTNYYNLEKEIDIYVGTFSKSLGSIGGFVSGKAKVTEFIRHKASAFIFTAALPPASVAGVTKALQIMMSEPDRLKRLHENTSYVKKGFFDMGFQVNNNPVPIVPIKIGDEALTLLMNQMLFDDGVFAGVAVSPVVPPHNAMIRTSFTSCHNREDLDKILVSFNKLGKKLGIIPQ
- a CDS encoding NAD-dependent epimerase produces the protein MNQNATIDHSTVLVTGASGFIGSHLVDALLQRHCKVHCLVRRSSDLHWLDRTKVQLHFGNLIESFPLGDCLEQSDYVFHCAGLTRAKTREGYFQANAHACKVLYEKCAVQGKNLKRIVHISSLASVGPSLPDHPVDEDTPCKPLTYYGKSKLAGEKIAEQYSSSLPILILRPPVVYGPREVNFFTFIKGISKGWNLKMGSGERVLSLIYVADLVQAMLKAAITSTSSGGQTYFITDGQFYHWDAVVETTAKLLEARIRSIKIPDSLLGLLGLFMDFASIYLKTTPLLDSQRIIDIRQSTWTASSQRFFETFDFKPQYDLQKGLSETVDWNKKQLLL